The following proteins are encoded in a genomic region of Sorangiineae bacterium MSr12523:
- a CDS encoding efflux RND transporter permease subunit, producing MQWLAAICIKRPIFATVLILVICVVGAFGYVQLGVDRFPKVDLPIVTVTTRLPGAAPEDVETEITEKVEEAVNTVSGIDELQSITTEGVSLVTITFILEKDPDIGAQEIRDRLNLILPDLPKDIEQPTVQKLDPDSQPVLYLALNAPDKPIQEVTEFADKRIRRLFEAIDGVGQVQIIGGQERQVNVWLDPIALRGAGITALDVQRAIGAQNLTTPGGRVDTGPEQLTLRIHGRVERPQEIGELVVRQVAGHSIRVKDVAKVEDGAEERETAAQLNGRRTVTLQVRKQSGSNTVKVVDAVKARMEELKKTLPAGYQLEVVRDDSGVIRTSVDAVHEHLIIGAILAALVVLLFLGNLRSTIIAAIAIPTSIIGTFALMWIQSFTLNTITLLALALAVGIVIDDAIVVLENIYRHVEEKGQSPEEAARTGTQEIGLAVLATTLSLIAVFLPVAFMGGIPGRFLKSFGVTMAFAIAVSLLVSFTLTPMMASRWLKAHERGSLPSGDKTARIHEERKEPLGERVVNFFYRPIERAYMAMLRFVMRRRWIVVVLSLVTLGSCGPLAGKANKGFLPRNDDAQFEVVVRAPEGTSLAQTELIGERMARDIRAYPTVHATLVTVGSDSGKTQNAARIYVRLTDPAFRPEQTQEQIMNQFRKEVVPKQPKDLRITISEIGAFSGGGFSTAKIQYTVRGPDLRKLEEVTSHVLPKLRKVPGAVDVDSSLILGKPEVGVYINRGRAADLGVQVSDIANALRLLVEGDEVSNYEEHGEQYDVRVRAEPQYRADMNGLRLLTVPSQRLGFVPLSDVVELRRGTGPAEIRHLNRQRVVTMLANVIPGVGEGAVASELKKIIDEEKLPADYVAAPTGQTREMGRVMVNFALAIGLSFVFMYLVLAAQFESWLHPFTILLSLPLTLPFAFMSVILFKQAIDIYSMLGILVLFGVVKKNAILQIDHTNQLRRAGMPRLEAILQGNRDRLRPILMTTLAFVAGMIPLILSKGVGAGYNRATAGVVVGGQILSLLLTLLATPVAYSLFDDASRWLRKLFRLKGPGEFDVAIAPPQSLPMPGE from the coding sequence ATGCAGTGGCTTGCGGCGATCTGCATCAAGCGCCCCATTTTTGCGACCGTCCTCATCCTGGTCATCTGCGTCGTGGGTGCCTTCGGTTACGTGCAATTGGGCGTCGACCGCTTCCCCAAGGTCGACCTGCCCATCGTCACGGTGACCACGCGCCTTCCCGGGGCCGCGCCGGAGGACGTCGAGACGGAGATCACCGAGAAGGTCGAGGAAGCGGTCAACACCGTCAGCGGCATCGACGAGCTGCAGTCGATCACCACCGAGGGTGTTTCGCTGGTGACCATCACGTTCATCCTCGAGAAAGACCCGGACATCGGGGCGCAGGAAATCCGCGACCGCCTCAATCTGATTTTGCCCGATCTGCCCAAGGACATCGAGCAGCCCACGGTGCAAAAGCTCGATCCCGATTCGCAGCCCGTCCTCTATTTGGCGCTCAACGCACCCGACAAGCCGATTCAGGAGGTCACCGAGTTCGCCGACAAGCGCATCCGGCGCCTGTTCGAGGCCATCGACGGGGTGGGCCAGGTTCAGATCATCGGCGGGCAAGAGCGCCAGGTGAACGTGTGGCTCGATCCCATCGCGCTGCGCGGTGCCGGGATCACGGCCCTGGACGTGCAGCGGGCCATCGGCGCGCAGAACCTGACGACACCGGGCGGCCGCGTGGACACGGGACCGGAGCAGCTCACCTTGCGCATCCACGGGCGCGTGGAGCGGCCGCAGGAGATCGGCGAGTTGGTGGTGCGCCAGGTGGCGGGCCATTCCATTCGGGTCAAGGACGTCGCCAAAGTCGAGGACGGGGCCGAGGAACGCGAGACCGCGGCGCAGCTCAATGGGCGGCGCACGGTCACCTTGCAGGTGCGCAAGCAATCGGGCTCGAACACGGTGAAGGTGGTCGACGCCGTCAAGGCACGCATGGAGGAGCTGAAAAAGACGCTCCCCGCAGGCTACCAGCTCGAGGTCGTGCGCGATGACTCGGGCGTCATCCGCACCAGCGTCGATGCGGTGCACGAGCACTTGATCATCGGAGCCATCCTCGCGGCGTTGGTGGTGCTCCTGTTCTTGGGGAACCTGCGAAGCACGATCATCGCGGCCATCGCGATCCCCACGAGCATCATCGGCACCTTCGCGCTGATGTGGATCCAGAGCTTCACGCTCAACACGATTACGCTGCTCGCTTTGGCGCTGGCCGTGGGCATCGTCATCGACGACGCCATCGTCGTGCTGGAGAACATCTATCGGCACGTCGAAGAAAAAGGGCAATCGCCCGAGGAGGCCGCGCGCACGGGCACCCAGGAAATCGGCCTCGCGGTGCTCGCGACGACGCTCTCGCTCATCGCGGTCTTCCTTCCCGTGGCCTTCATGGGCGGCATCCCGGGGCGCTTCCTCAAGAGCTTCGGCGTGACCATGGCCTTCGCCATCGCCGTGTCGCTGCTGGTGAGCTTTACCCTTACGCCAATGATGGCCTCGCGCTGGCTGAAGGCGCACGAGCGCGGCAGCCTCCCCTCGGGGGACAAGACGGCGCGCATTCACGAGGAGCGCAAGGAGCCGTTGGGCGAACGGGTGGTCAACTTCTTCTATCGGCCCATCGAGCGCGCCTACATGGCCATGTTGCGCTTCGTCATGCGCCGCCGGTGGATCGTGGTGGTGCTTTCGCTGGTAACGCTCGGCTCCTGCGGGCCGCTCGCCGGTAAGGCCAACAAGGGATTTCTCCCGCGCAACGACGACGCCCAGTTCGAGGTCGTGGTACGCGCGCCCGAGGGCACGAGCCTGGCGCAGACGGAGCTCATTGGCGAGCGCATGGCACGGGACATCCGCGCCTACCCCACCGTGCATGCCACATTGGTGACGGTGGGCAGCGACTCGGGCAAGACGCAGAACGCCGCGCGCATCTACGTGCGCCTGACCGATCCCGCGTTCCGCCCGGAGCAGACGCAGGAACAGATCATGAACCAGTTCCGCAAGGAAGTGGTTCCCAAGCAACCCAAGGATCTGCGCATCACCATTTCCGAGATCGGCGCGTTCTCGGGCGGCGGATTCTCCACGGCGAAGATCCAGTACACCGTGCGCGGGCCCGATTTGCGAAAGCTCGAGGAGGTGACGTCGCACGTGCTGCCCAAGCTCCGCAAGGTGCCCGGCGCGGTGGATGTCGACTCCTCGCTCATCCTGGGCAAGCCCGAAGTGGGCGTGTACATAAACCGCGGGCGCGCCGCCGATCTGGGCGTGCAAGTGTCGGACATCGCGAACGCGCTGCGCCTCCTGGTCGAGGGCGACGAGGTGTCGAACTACGAAGAGCACGGCGAGCAGTACGACGTGCGCGTGCGCGCCGAGCCGCAATACCGCGCCGACATGAACGGACTGCGGCTGCTGACGGTGCCTTCGCAGAGGCTCGGTTTCGTGCCGTTGAGCGACGTCGTCGAACTGCGGCGCGGCACGGGGCCGGCGGAGATCCGCCATCTGAATCGGCAGCGCGTGGTCACCATGCTCGCAAACGTCATTCCCGGCGTGGGCGAAGGCGCCGTGGCCTCGGAGCTGAAGAAGATCATCGACGAAGAAAAGCTCCCCGCCGACTACGTGGCCGCCCCCACCGGGCAGACGCGCGAGATGGGGCGCGTGATGGTGAACTTCGCCCTGGCCATCGGCCTCTCCTTCGTCTTCATGTACCTGGTGCTGGCCGCGCAGTTCGAGTCTTGGCTGCACCCGTTCACCATTCTATTGAGCCTGCCGCTTACCCTCCCGTTCGCGTTCATGTCGGTCATTCTGTTCAAGCAGGCGATCGACATTTATTCGATGCTGGGCATCCTGGTGCTCTTCGGGGTGGTGAAGAAGAATGCCATTCTGCAGATCGACCACACGAACCAACTGCGGCGCGCCGGCATGCCGCGGCTCGAGGCGATTCTGCAAGGCAATCGGGATCGTCTGCGGCCCATTTTGATGACCACCTTGGCGTTCGTGGCGGGGATGATCCCGCTCATCCTCTCCAAGGGCGTCGGCGCCGGTTACAACCGGGCCACCGCAGGTGTGGTCGTCGGTGGACAGATCTTGTCGCTGCTGCTGACACTGCTTGCGACGCCCGTTGCGTATTCGCTCTTCGATGATGCGTCGCGCTGGCTGCGCAAACTTTTCCGGCTAAAGGGCCCGGGCGAGTTCGACGTGGCCATCGCCCCGCCGCAATCGCTCCCGATGCCTGGCGA
- a CDS encoding TetR/AcrR family transcriptional regulator: MNKAKQNTVKKYEGTAPREAREPRARDPERSRARILSAAMKEFALRGFAGARVDAIAKRARINKRMLYHYFGNKKELFEATILAIQADKEQIIEAGPQHVQDMLPYIYDNFGSKRDWMRMMQWEALTYGSREVPSEKMRAKLFKPGLDRVAKAQRENGLLREEKTELAMMVLMALASYPHLMPQAARMLTGHAPDEPQFRRSYSALLRRIIGYLTRP, translated from the coding sequence GTGAACAAGGCCAAGCAGAACACGGTTAAGAAGTATGAAGGGACCGCTCCGCGCGAGGCTCGAGAGCCGCGTGCGCGCGATCCCGAGCGCTCACGGGCGCGCATCCTCTCCGCGGCGATGAAAGAGTTCGCGCTGCGAGGGTTTGCCGGCGCCCGTGTGGATGCGATCGCCAAGCGGGCGCGCATCAACAAGCGGATGCTCTACCATTACTTCGGAAACAAGAAGGAGCTCTTCGAGGCCACCATCTTGGCCATCCAGGCCGACAAGGAGCAGATCATCGAGGCTGGCCCGCAGCACGTCCAGGACATGCTGCCCTACATCTACGACAACTTCGGCAGCAAGCGCGACTGGATGCGTATGATGCAGTGGGAGGCGCTCACCTACGGCAGCCGCGAGGTTCCCTCGGAAAAGATGCGGGCGAAGCTCTTCAAGCCCGGTTTGGACCGTGTGGCCAAGGCGCAACGGGAAAATGGCCTTCTCCGGGAAGAGAAGACCGAGCTCGCCATGATGGTGCTCATGGCCCTGGCCAGTTATCCACACCTCATGCCGCAGGCCGCCCGGATGCTGACGGGGCACGCCCCCGACGAGCCGCAGTTTCGCCGGAGCTACTCCGCCTTACTGCGCAGGATCATCGGTTACCTTACGCGCCCGTGA
- a CDS encoding efflux RND transporter periplasmic adaptor subunit: MAPSMSACKRSEAKAEPVSKEDPVVHASVVQVTEQAMPEYLTLIGTLRANQESDIAADASGKVLATFVERGQAVRKGESLARLDSRAAVISVSATEAQSNQVKANLEQAQRECERVKHLLETSAISQAEYDRTTSQCSSTQWSLAAAEAQHENARKLLGDSNLRAPFDGVIGERYVSVGQYVKPETKVASIYAPDPLRLELTVPEAQAGMIQPDMKLTFSVTAFGDEKFSGTVRYVSPHIRESSRDLVVEAIVPNPGPKGKDGKPAGVGKLRPGMFATAKLLLSEHPVPAVPVSALKREGITARIFAVVDGRANERLVQVGEEKGGLIAVVSGINRGDGIVAEPGPDIRDGVRIQ; encoded by the coding sequence ATGGCTCCGAGCATGAGCGCGTGCAAGCGATCGGAAGCGAAGGCCGAGCCGGTCTCCAAAGAAGATCCGGTCGTGCACGCCAGCGTGGTGCAGGTCACCGAGCAGGCGATGCCGGAATACCTCACGCTCATTGGCACACTGCGGGCGAACCAGGAGTCGGACATCGCGGCCGATGCCAGCGGAAAAGTGCTGGCCACGTTCGTGGAGCGTGGTCAGGCGGTCCGCAAGGGTGAGTCGCTGGCGCGGCTGGATTCGCGGGCCGCCGTCATCAGCGTCAGCGCCACGGAAGCTCAGTCGAACCAGGTGAAGGCCAACCTGGAGCAAGCCCAGCGCGAGTGCGAGCGCGTGAAGCACTTGCTCGAGACGAGCGCGATTTCGCAAGCCGAGTACGACCGGACGACGTCGCAGTGCTCGTCGACGCAATGGTCACTGGCCGCCGCCGAGGCGCAGCACGAGAACGCGCGCAAGTTGCTGGGCGACAGCAACCTCCGGGCACCGTTCGATGGCGTCATCGGAGAGCGCTACGTCAGCGTCGGGCAGTACGTGAAGCCCGAAACCAAGGTCGCCTCCATTTACGCGCCGGATCCGCTGCGCCTCGAGCTCACCGTGCCCGAGGCGCAGGCCGGAATGATCCAGCCCGACATGAAGCTCACCTTCAGCGTCACCGCGTTCGGCGACGAGAAGTTCTCCGGCACCGTGCGGTACGTGAGCCCGCACATCCGAGAATCCAGCCGCGACCTCGTGGTGGAGGCCATCGTGCCGAATCCAGGTCCGAAAGGAAAAGACGGAAAGCCCGCCGGCGTGGGCAAGCTTCGTCCGGGCATGTTCGCCACGGCCAAATTGCTGCTCAGCGAACACCCCGTTCCCGCCGTTCCCGTGAGCGCGCTGAAGCGCGAGGGCATCACCGCGCGCATCTTCGCGGTGGTCGACGGCCGCGCGAACGAGCGGCTCGTGCAGGTCGGGGAGGAAAAGGGCGGTCTCATCGCCGTCGTGAGCGGCATCAACCGCGGCGATGGCATCGTGGCCGAACCTGGACCCGACATCCGCGACGGCGTTCGAATTCAGTAA